The DNA region AGTTCGGTGCCGGACGGGAGGGTCTCCGCGTCCGCGAGCCTCACGGTCACGTCCTGGGCGCCGAGTTCGGCCGCACGCTCACGGTGGGCGTCGCTGTCGCCGCCGTCCACGACGGTGACCTCGGCGCCCATGCGCTTCAGGGCGCGTGCGGCGCTGACGCCGCTCACGCCGAGCCCGGCCACGGTCACCCGCTTCCCGCGCAGATCCGTCAGGCCCACTGGCTCCGTCGGACCCGAAGCGTCCAAGGGGTCGTGCCGGTCGTTCACTTGCTGGCCGCCCACCCTGCGTAGAAGATGCCGACGCCGAGGATCGCGCACATGCCCTGGATGATCCAGAAACGGACCACGACCAGCACCTCGGACCAGCCTTTGAGTTCGAAGTGGTGCTGCAACGGCGCCATCTTGAACACGCGCTTGCCCGTGAGCCGGAACGAGCCGACCTGGATGACGACGGACATGGTGATCAGGACGAAGAGCCCGCCGAGGATCGCCAGCAGCAGCTCCGTACGGGAGCAGATGGCGAGACCGGCGAGCGCGCCGCCGAGCGCGAGCGAACCGGTGTCGCCCATGAAGATCTTGGCGGGCGAGGTGTTCCACCACAGGAAGCCGAAGCAGGCGCCCATCAGCGCGGCGGCGACGACCGCCAGATCGAGCGGGTCGCGCACCTCGTAGCAACCCGGGCCCGCCGTGAAGGGGTTGGCGCAGGACTCCTGGTACTCCCAGACGCAGATGAAGACGTACGCGCCGAAGACCATCACGGATGCGCCCGTCGCCAGGCCGTCCAGACCGTCCGTCAGATTAACGCCGTTGGACATGGCGAGGATCATGAACAGCGCCCAGATCACGAAGATGACCGGGCCCATCGACCAGCCGAAGTCCTGGGTGAAGGAGAGCTTGGTCGAAGCGGGCGTCAGCAGACGGAGGTTGGCGAAGTTCAGCGACAGGACGGCGAACGCCGTGCCGACGATGAGCTGCCCCGCCATCTTCGCCTTGGCCCGCAGACCGAGGCTGCGCTGCTTGACGATCTTGATGTAGTCGTCGAGGAAGCCGACCAGACCCATACCGGCGAAGAGGAACAGCACCAGTACGCCGGAGAAGCTCGGCTGGCTGCCGGTCAGCAGCTTGGTGAGCGCGTACGCGGCGACCGTGGCCAGGATGAAGGCGATGCCGCCCATCGTGGGGGTGCCGCGCTTGCTGTGGTGGTTCTGCGGACCGTCGTCACGGATGAACTGCCCGTAACCCCTGCTCGCGAGCAGCTTGATCAGCAGCGGCGTCCCCACCAGGGACAGGAAGAGTCCGATGACTCCGGAGAAGAGGATCTGGCTCATACCCATCGGGCGGCGACCTCACCCTCGTTGGTCCCGGACTCCGTGAGCGCGTCCGCGACGCGCTCCAGACCCACCGAACGGGAAGCCTTCACCAGTACGACATCCCCCGGGCGCAGTTCGCTCCGCAAGAGCTCGACCGCCGCCTCAGCGTCGGACACGTGCACCGACTCCTCACCCCACGAACCCTCGTTCTTCGCGCCCATGTCCAGCCAGACGGCCTCCTGGCCACCAACCGCCACGAGCTTGCTGACGTTGAGCCGGACGGCGAGCCGTCCGACCGCGTCGTGCTCGGCAAGCGACTCGTCGCCGAGCTCGGCCATCTCACCGAGCACCGCCCAGGTCCGCCGGCCCCGACCCATCGCGGCCAGCGCGCGGAGCGCGGCCCGTGTCGACTCGGGGTTGGCGTTGTAGGCGTCATTGACGACCGTGACTCCATCGGCGCGCTCGGTGACCTCCATCCGCCAACGCGAGAGCGTGCTCGCGGCGGAGAGCGCGGTGGCGATGTCCCCGGCGGGCATGCCCAGTTCGTGGGCGACGGCCGCCGCGGCGAGCGCGTTCGACACGTGGTGCTCACCGTACAGGCGCAGGGTCACGTCACCGCACCCGGTCGGTGTTCGTAGCGTGAAAGTGGGCTGACCCCGGTCCGTGAGCCGGACATTCTCGGCACGTACGTGGGCTTCCTCCGCCTCCCCGAACAGCAGGACACGGGCCCGGGTGCGCTCGCTCATGGCCCTTACGAAGGGGTCGTCGGCGTTGAGCACGGCGACGCCTCCCGCGCCTCCGGCACCGCCGTCCTCGCCGTCCGGCGCCGCCTCGGGCAGCGACTCCACCAACTCGCCCTTGGCCAGGGCGATCTGCTCCCGGCCGCCGAACTCGCCGATGTGCGCCGTGCCCACGTTGAGCACGACGCCGATGCGCGGCGGCGTGAGCTGCGTGAGGTAGCGGATGTGGCCGACGCCGCGTGCGCCCATCTCCAGCACGAGATGGCGGGTGCCGGCCTCGGCGCGAAGGGCGGTCAGCGGCAGCCCGATCTCGTTGTTGAGCGAGCCCGGCGTCCACACCGTGGGCCCGAGACGCTCCAGCAACTGGGCGATGAGGTCCTTGGTGCTGGTCTTCCCTGCGGAGCCGGTGAGCGCGACGACCTGGGTGCCCAGCCGGGCGACCGAGTGCCGGGCGAGGGCGCCGAGGGCGCGGGTCACGTCGTCGACGACGATGGCCGACACGCCCACAGGCCTGGTGGCCAGCACGGCCACGGCACCGGCCTCGACGGCTCCTTGTGCGAAGTCGTGCCCGTCGGCGCGCTCCCCGGCGAAGGCGGCGAAGAGACCGCCCTCGGCCACTTTTCGGGAGTCGATGACGACGGGTCCTGTGACCTGGGCTTCCGGGTCCGGTATGTCGCTCTGCTGTCCGTCGACGACAGCGGCGATATCGGCGAGTGATAGGGGGATCATCGGTCTTCGGCGTCTGTCCCTTGGGTCGGGGTGCTGCCAGCCGCTTCCTGCTTGTGCCGGACGGCTTCACGCAGCACGAGGGTGTCGTCGAACGGTCTTACGACCCCCGCGATGTCCTGCCCCTGCTCATGTCCCTTGCCGAGGACGATCACGGTGTCGCCCGGTTCGGCACGGTCGACCGCGAGACGGATCGCGGCGGCTCTGTCCTCTTCCAGCAGAACCGTCCCGCGGTCGTAGGCGGGCACCTCGGCGGCACCGGCGAGCATCGTGGCGAGGATCGCGAGCGGGTCCTCCGTGCGGGGGTTGTCGGAGGTGAGCACCGCGGTGTCGGACAGGCGCGCGAGCGCCGAGCCCATGGCGGTGCGTTTGTGCGGGTCGCGGTCGCCGCCGCAGCCCAGTACGGCGTGCACACGGCCCTCGGTGACCTTGCGGATCGCGAACAGGACGGACTCGACGGCGTCGGGCTTGTGTGCGTAGTCGACGATGGCGAGGAAGTCCTGCCCGGCGTCCACGCGCTCCAGCCGGCCGGGGACACCGGGCACCGACGCGATGCCGTCGGCGGCCGTCTGCAAGTCGATGCCCGCGGTGACGAGGGCGGTGAGCGCGGCGAGCGCGTTGGCGACGTTGAACGGCCCTGCGATGGGGGCGGTGGCCCGTACGGACTCGTCCTTGGGGCCCACGGCGGTGAACGTCGAGCCGAGCGGGCCCACTTCGACGGCCTCGGCACGCCAGTCGGCGTCGGGGTGGCCCTCCGCGGAGAAGGTCGTCACGGGCACCTCGGACTCCTCGATGAGCCGCTGCCCGTACTCGTCGTCGAAGTTGACCACGCCCGCACGGGATCTGGCACGTGTGAAGAGCTGCCGCTTCGCCCGGAAGTAGTCCTCCATGTCCGGGTGGAAGTCCAGGTGTTCGGGGCTGAGGTTGTTGAAGACGGCGACGTCGAAGACGCATCCGTCGACGCGGCCCAGCACCAGGGCGTGGCTGGAGACCTCCATCGCCACCGACGACACTCCGCGCTCCCGCATCACGGCGAAGAGCGCCTGGAGGTCGGTCGCCTCGGGCGTGGTGCGCTCGGACTTCAGCCGCTCGTCGCCGATGCGGGACTCGACCGTGCCGATCAGGCCCGTCAGTTCGCCCGCCTTCTCGGCGGCCTTGCGCAGCCCGCCGTCGACCAGGTACGCGGTGGTGGTCTTGCCGGAGGTGCCGGTGATGCCGATCTGGAGCAGGTCCCTGCCGGGCTCGCCGTAGATCGCGGCGGCCAGCGCTCCCATGCGGGCGCGGGGGTCGGGCACCGTGAGGACCGGCAGCCCGGCGTCCGCGGAGCGTTCGGTGCCGGCCGGGTCGGTCAGCACGGCCACGGCCCCCAGTGAGGCGGCCTGCGAGGCGAAGTCGGCGCCGTGGAAGCGGGCACCGGGCAGAGCGGCGTAGACGTCGCCGGGACGTACGGCACGCGAGTCGTGTGTGATGCCGGTCGCCTGGGCCTCCTCCGCGCCCTGTGGGGCGGCGGTGTTCAGCCGGCGTGCCAGCTCCGCGAGCGGGACGGGCCGTACGTGCGCGGGCCTCGGCGGTCCCGAGGCGACATCGGTGGTCGTCCCGGTGGCCGTCTCCGTGGAGCCGGGCTCTGTGCGACCCTCCGCCGAGGGCGAGAGGGAGTTCTGATCAGCTTGTGGCACGGCGGTGAGCGTACCGGGCGCGGGGGCCGCGCGGCGAAGCGAGGGGCGTGACGGAGGGGCCGCGTCCGGCCGGTCGTGCCCGTCCCGTACCCCTGGTATGCGGCGTCACGAGGAGCGCCGGAAGGCTGTCTTCACGGCTCACGGGCTCATCGTTCCTTCTTCTTCGTACGGTCCTTCTCGGCGCTTACGGGCCAGGGGTGGGCCTTTGCTC from Streptomyces marispadix includes:
- the mraY gene encoding phospho-N-acetylmuramoyl-pentapeptide-transferase produces the protein MSQILFSGVIGLFLSLVGTPLLIKLLASRGYGQFIRDDGPQNHHSKRGTPTMGGIAFILATVAAYALTKLLTGSQPSFSGVLVLFLFAGMGLVGFLDDYIKIVKQRSLGLRAKAKMAGQLIVGTAFAVLSLNFANLRLLTPASTKLSFTQDFGWSMGPVIFVIWALFMILAMSNGVNLTDGLDGLATGASVMVFGAYVFICVWEYQESCANPFTAGPGCYEVRDPLDLAVVAAALMGACFGFLWWNTSPAKIFMGDTGSLALGGALAGLAICSRTELLLAILGGLFVLITMSVVIQVGSFRLTGKRVFKMAPLQHHFELKGWSEVLVVVRFWIIQGMCAILGVGIFYAGWAASK
- a CDS encoding UDP-N-acetylmuramoyl-tripeptide--D-alanyl-D-alanine ligase; this encodes MIPLSLADIAAVVDGQQSDIPDPEAQVTGPVVIDSRKVAEGGLFAAFAGERADGHDFAQGAVEAGAVAVLATRPVGVSAIVVDDVTRALGALARHSVARLGTQVVALTGSAGKTSTKDLIAQLLERLGPTVWTPGSLNNEIGLPLTALRAEAGTRHLVLEMGARGVGHIRYLTQLTPPRIGVVLNVGTAHIGEFGGREQIALAKGELVESLPEAAPDGEDGGAGGAGGVAVLNADDPFVRAMSERTRARVLLFGEAEEAHVRAENVRLTDRGQPTFTLRTPTGCGDVTLRLYGEHHVSNALAAAAVAHELGMPAGDIATALSAASTLSRWRMEVTERADGVTVVNDAYNANPESTRAALRALAAMGRGRRTWAVLGEMAELGDESLAEHDAVGRLAVRLNVSKLVAVGGQEAVWLDMGAKNEGSWGEESVHVSDAEAAVELLRSELRPGDVVLVKASRSVGLERVADALTESGTNEGEVAARWV
- a CDS encoding UDP-N-acetylmuramoyl-L-alanyl-D-glutamate--2,6-diaminopimelate ligase, with the translated sequence MPGVRDGHDRPDAAPPSRPSLRRAAPAPGTLTAVPQADQNSLSPSAEGRTEPGSTETATGTTTDVASGPPRPAHVRPVPLAELARRLNTAAPQGAEEAQATGITHDSRAVRPGDVYAALPGARFHGADFASQAASLGAVAVLTDPAGTERSADAGLPVLTVPDPRARMGALAAAIYGEPGRDLLQIGITGTSGKTTTAYLVDGGLRKAAEKAGELTGLIGTVESRIGDERLKSERTTPEATDLQALFAVMRERGVSSVAMEVSSHALVLGRVDGCVFDVAVFNNLSPEHLDFHPDMEDYFRAKRQLFTRARSRAGVVNFDDEYGQRLIEESEVPVTTFSAEGHPDADWRAEAVEVGPLGSTFTAVGPKDESVRATAPIAGPFNVANALAALTALVTAGIDLQTAADGIASVPGVPGRLERVDAGQDFLAIVDYAHKPDAVESVLFAIRKVTEGRVHAVLGCGGDRDPHKRTAMGSALARLSDTAVLTSDNPRTEDPLAILATMLAGAAEVPAYDRGTVLLEEDRAAAIRLAVDRAEPGDTVIVLGKGHEQGQDIAGVVRPFDDTLVLREAVRHKQEAAGSTPTQGTDAEDR